The following are encoded together in the Chloroflexota bacterium genome:
- a CDS encoding DUF4166 domain-containing protein: protein MPSIYQQALGADFERLHPRIQRRFGLTSQDGVAALGTGAMERLWHGRPYTLPFLYLGAWRSIMLPEQGRNVPFTIENYAYRDTFGRETVTWVRTFRTRRVRRFDAYMIYSQERGLIVDYLGTHQHLAVDIHLSVDPGGGLRLRSGAQRFYEGPLAFSFPMLFSGYADVHEWFDDLTGRFRIEVNVSNPVWGPLFGYRGSFSVEWLTVDPGAVPGRLVPRREERRE, encoded by the coding sequence ATGCCGTCGATCTACCAGCAGGCGCTCGGGGCCGACTTCGAACGGCTGCATCCGCGGATTCAGCGGCGCTTCGGCCTCACCAGCCAGGATGGCGTGGCGGCGCTCGGCACCGGCGCGATGGAGCGGCTGTGGCACGGGCGTCCGTACACGCTGCCGTTTCTCTACCTCGGCGCGTGGCGCAGCATCATGCTGCCGGAGCAGGGACGCAACGTCCCGTTCACCATCGAGAACTACGCCTATCGGGACACCTTCGGGCGGGAGACTGTCACCTGGGTGCGGACCTTCCGGACGCGCCGCGTGCGCCGCTTCGACGCCTACATGATCTACAGCCAGGAGCGCGGCCTGATCGTGGACTATCTCGGGACGCACCAGCACCTGGCCGTGGACATCCACCTGAGCGTCGATCCCGGCGGCGGGCTGCGACTTCGTTCCGGCGCGCAGCGCTTCTACGAAGGGCCGCTCGCGTTCTCCTTCCCGATGCTCTTCTCCGGCTACGCGGACGTCCACGAGTGGTTCGACGACCTGACGGGGCGCTTCCGGATTGAGGTCAACGTCAGCAACCCGGTCTGGGGACCGCTGTTCGGGTATCGCGGCTCGTTCAGCGTCGAGTGGCTGACGGTCGATCCCGGCGCCGTGCCCGGGCGACTC
- a CDS encoding DoxX-like family protein encodes MSGPPVYVEITIRATMDEVWERTQNPALHQRWDLRFTDITYLPRPDEAHPQRFLYETRIGFGLRIAGEGESVGTRANADGVRTSALTFWSDDPKSLIRTGSGYWQYVPVEGGVRFLTRYNYETRFGAAGALLDRLLFRPLIGWATAWSFDRLRLWLEEGVDPGVSAKQSLGYAIVRGALAALWFYQGCVPKLLRPDTGEIELVRAASVLPGHERQVVTAAGVAEVGFAAALLLWWRARWPLWLNTLAMGPLLLSVVRSQPRLLAAPFNPVSLNGAMAALGAVGLLLGRRLPSAAACRRAPQQTDEREGRS; translated from the coding sequence GTGAGCGGCCCGCCTGTCTACGTAGAGATCACGATCCGCGCCACGATGGACGAGGTGTGGGAGCGGACCCAGAACCCGGCCCTCCATCAGCGCTGGGATCTCCGCTTTACTGACATCACGTACCTGCCACGCCCGGACGAGGCCCATCCCCAGCGCTTTCTGTACGAGACGCGGATCGGGTTTGGGCTGCGGATCGCCGGCGAGGGCGAGTCGGTGGGGACGCGGGCCAACGCCGACGGCGTCCGGACCTCGGCGCTGACGTTCTGGTCCGACGATCCGAAGTCGCTGATCCGGACCGGCTCTGGCTACTGGCAGTACGTCCCCGTCGAGGGCGGCGTGCGGTTCCTGACCCGCTACAACTACGAGACCCGCTTCGGCGCGGCCGGCGCCCTGCTGGACCGCCTGCTGTTTCGTCCGCTGATCGGCTGGGCGACCGCCTGGAGCTTCGACCGCCTGCGCCTGTGGCTGGAGGAGGGCGTCGATCCGGGCGTCAGCGCCAAACAGAGTCTCGGCTACGCCATCGTGCGGGGGGCGCTGGCGGCGCTCTGGTTCTACCAGGGCTGCGTACCGAAGCTGCTCAGACCCGACACCGGCGAGATCGAGCTCGTGCGAGCCGCCAGCGTGCTGCCCGGCCACGAGCGGCAGGTGGTCACGGCGGCGGGCGTCGCCGAGGTCGGTTTCGCGGCAGCCCTGCTGCTGTGGTGGCGCGCACGCTGGCCGCTCTGGCTCAACACCCTGGCGATGGGCCCGCTGCTGCTCAGCGTCGTGCGCAGTCAGCCGCGCCTGCTCGCGGCCCCCTTCAACCCGGTCAGTCTGAACGGCGCGATGGCCGCGCTCGGCGCGGTTGGCCTGCTGCTCGGGCGGCGCTTGCCGAGCGCAGCCGCCTGCCGACGTGCGCCTCAACAAACCGACGAGCGCGAAGGCCGATCCTGA